The Prevotella melaninogenica nucleotide sequence AACGGGTATAAGGCTTGCCATTCAACTTAGCACTCTGAATATAAATATTCTTATCGCTGTTGTTATGAGCCACAATGCGGAAGGTCTTACCACCTCCAACGTTCACCGTAGCCTCATCGAAGAGCGGTGTACCGAAGAGATATTTTCCACCTGCAGGCTCTACCTGATACATGCCAAGAGAGGAAAGAATGTACCATGCAGACATCTGACCCACATCCTCGTTACCACTCAAACCATCGAAGTCGTCGTGGTATAAGTTCTTGAGTACATAGCGAATCTTATCCGCTGCCTTCCAAGGCTGACCCACATAGTTGTACATATAGAGGATATGATGGCTTGGCTCATTACCGTGAGCGTACTGACCAATCAGACCAGTGATGTCTGGTGAAGCCTCTGCTCCCATATCACCACTAACAATGAAAAGGGAGTCGAGTTTTGAAACAAATGGTTTCTCACCACCGAAGGCAGAAACAAGACCATGCACATCGTGTGGAACAAGCCATACATACTGCCAAGCATTACCCTCTGCATAGTCGTCCTGACGATGAACAGTACTGAATGGATCGAATGGTTCACGGAACTTACGATCAGATGTTACACCACGCATAAACTTCGTCTTCTTATCGAAGTAGAAGTCACGATATGACTGACTGCGCTTTGAGAAGTACTTGTAATCAGCGGTCTTACCCAATTCCTTGGCGAGTTTTGCAATACATGCATCAGCCAAAGCATACTCCAATCCCTTTGCTACTGTCTCATGCTCTGGGTCGAGATCACAAGGAATATAACCATACTTCTTCAACAATCCCATACCACGCTCATCACGCATAGCAGACGCCTTAGCAGCCTCAAAGACCGCATTCTTATCTACATCATAGCCTTTCAATACAATATCAACAAGCACAGGAACACCCGGATTACCAATCATACAGTCAGTTTCATTACCCACAAGGTGCCATACAGGCAACTTGCCCTGCTCCTTAAAGATATGAAGCATGGTCTGTGCAATGTCGCACTGCTTCTCTGGATGAATGATAGTCATCAATGGATGTGCTGCACGATAGGTATCCCATAGTGAGAAGGTAGTGTAATCAGTGAAGTCACCCTTATGTGTCTTACCGTCTGCACCACGATATTCGCCGTTTACATCATTAAAGACAGAAGGTGCAATCATTGAGTGATACATTGCTGTATAGAATATCTTTCTTGTACTCTCGTCCTGTGTCTTGATTGCAATCTTACTCAACTCACGGTTCCACTCATCCTTTGCCTGAGCAACAGCATTGCGGAAATCCCAACCAGGAAGTTCCTTCTGCATATTCAATCGAGCGTTCTCAACACTCACAGCAGAGATACCTACCTTCACGAGAAGTGGCTGCTCAGCATTGTCGAAAGCAAAGACACCAATCGTATCACGCTCGTTCGACTCCAACTTAACAGGCTGTGAGAACTCTGCCACGAAGTAAACGCGCTGGTCTTTAGCCCATCCTTGTGACATACGGTAGCCACTGACGGTCTTAGCCGACTCCTGCTTAAAGCTGCAAGAGGTCATCTTGTCCCATCCGATACCCTGTGAGAGGTTCAAAATAACGTAACCCTTTGCTACATCAGCAGGAAAAGCGTAACGATGGAAGGCGACACGCTGAGTCGCAGTCAACTCTACACGAACACCAGAAGCCAACATTACAGAGTAGTAACCTGGGGTTACATGCTCGGCACGATGGGCAAACTTCACCTCACGCTGTGCTGGATTGGTAGTAGGGAGGAGTGATACATCACCCAAGTCACCAATACCCGTACCGCTAAGGTGCATCTGTCCGAATCCGATAACTGTTGAATCGCTGTAATGATAACCAGAACACCAGTCCCAGCCCTGCTTCTTCTGTGTAGGACCAGCCTGAATGTTACCGAATGGAACATTAGCTCCAAGGAACACATGTCCGTGTCCGCCTGTTCCAATAAATGGGTCAACATACTGCGTATAGTCCTGCGCAAAAGCGAAAAGACTGGTTGCAGCAAACGCCATTAAAGTTAAGAACCTTTTTTTCATATACTGAATTGTTTTAATCTTCTTGTCTTATTTGTCTTGACAGAGCCGTCATTCAACTGCTCATCAAGTATTCGTTTACTTCTGATTGACGATGATTTCGTCTGTAAAAATCCATGCGCCTTTCTCCCGAGGGAGTGCCTTCACACGCACATAACGACCTTTGACATCTCCCTTCCACTTGTAAGGATAAACGAGATAGTCCTCTGAAGCCTTAATACCTGGGCGTACTGTGTCAATCGTCTTGAAGTTCTTACCATCCTCTGACACCATCAACTCGATTGTCTCTGGCGTATAGATAACAGACTCATAGAGGTGCATAAAGTCAACACGTACGTCACGGATGTCCGTAACCTTACCCATATCAACCACAACATCCACACCAGTACTATCGATGAAACCCTGCCAACGACCCTCAAGATAACCCCAATCGCCACGCAAACCATTGATCAGTGTGTTGTCACCTTCAGCACGATACTTCTCTGCATACCGTCCTAAGTAAGTGACAGGCTTACCCAATGCCTCATGCTGTGTCACACTACGGCTTTCCATACGTGAGCCCTTCTCCTTTGAGAGGTCAAAGGCATTATAGCCCGCACGCTTCAGACGTTCAACATTTACGACTGCTCTCTTACGGAAGTTGTCGTATCCGGTGCGCTTCTTTGTCCAACCTGTCTCTGCTAAAGCAAACAAACGAGGATAGAGCATATACTCTAAATGGCTTGGCTCAGCGATGAACTCGGTCCATACACACGCCTGAACGCCATCCATATATTTCTCAAGATTGGTCCCTTTATACTCTGCAGGGATTGGCTCATAGTTATACGTCTTATCCAAACGTGTATAACCTCCCTGAGCCTTTGGCTGTTCCATCGGATTATCCTGATACATATTCAGATAATAGAACTGCTGTGGAGCCATTACTACATGATGTTTGCTTGTTGCAGCTTCGATACCTGCTTCGATTCCACGCCATGACATCACAGCTGCGTTAGGAGCCAACTTACCTTCCATAATCTCATCCCAACCGAGGAGTTTTCGACCATTACGGTTCAAGAATTCTTCCATACGATGGGTGAAATGGCTCTGCAACTCGGCTACATCCTTCAAGTTATTCTCCTTCATCACCTTCTGACAATCGGGGCAAGTCTTCCATGTGCGACGTTCTGCCTCGTCTCCTCCGATGTGGATATACTTAGAAGGGAAGAGCGCCATTGTCTCTTTCAACACGTTCTCCATGAAGGTATAGGTTGCTTCCTTACCTACACAGAGGTCTGACTGTGTATAAGGTTTGCCTGTACATGACAACTCTGGGTAGGCATAAACAACCTCATCGCTATGGCCAGGCATCTCTATCTCTGGGATTACCTCAATGTGGTGCGCTGCTGCATAGCGCACGATATCCTTGATATCTTCCTGTGTGTAATAACCACCGTAGGCTCCCGGTGTATCCTTATGACAATACTTACGGTCGTTATCCATCCACCACTTTGTCCAATCAGACTGTGTGCGATAAGAGGCTTCATCGGTCAAACGAGGATATTTCTTCACCTCCATGCGCCATCCACCACCATCAGTGAGATGCCAATGGAAGCGGTCGAGCTTGAAGTAAGCCATTGCATCAATCTGTTTCTTCAAGAAGTCCTTTGTCCAGAAGTGGCGAGAACAGTCAATCATCAAACCACGATAAGCGAAACGAGGGGTATCCTTCACCTTTACACAAGCTATCTGACCATCCTTTTCGAGCTGGCGAAGGGTCTGCAAACCATAGAACAAGCCCGTTGGGGTCAGTGCCTGAATGGTGATACCTTTTGGTGTCACCTCCAACTCATAGCCTTGCAGGCGTACACTGTCCATTGCCTGCGCTGCCTGCTGGGCTGTTCCCTTACAAATCAAGCGGAAAACGCCCTGCTTAGAAGGATTCTTTGCGTATGCTAATGGATGCTGCAGCACCTCAGAAGTGTACTGATTAAGCACCTTAAAGTCACTACCTGTAAGATTGGTCACAATCTTCGTACCCTTATTCAGTTTGAATTGACCCTTCAAAAGACTGATATTCTCAGGTTGTGGGATGATGTTCTGAGCTGCAACAGGTATAGAAACGGCTGCTGCAAACAACAGGAAAACTGCACTCAAAAGAACTTTTTTTCTCATAACGTGAGTATAAATTTCGGTTTTATTTCTTTATTATTTGTTTTTACTTTATGTCTCTTTCTTCGATGACTGTCGGCTGTCTGTCTTCTTATCTGTGGTCGGTTAATACCTTCCTGATAGTAGACGACCTTCCACATTGCCACCTTTTTGTTTCGAATTAAGCCTCCGCACCAAATGTGCTAAGGCTCCGCACAACTTGTGTTAAGCCTCCGCACACTTTGTCCGAAGCGTTCGGACAAGGATAGAAGACGGCAAACAATGTCTGTTTTTATCATTATATATAATGTAATAAGACATTAAAGACCGTCGGAAGCATGGGAGGTTTGATGGGTAGTAGTCGTTTACTTTAGATAGAACTTCAATACTCCACCCTTTAAGAGTTCGTCATTCGTAATGCGATAGCGGTTCAATGGCTTACCACCTAACTCTATTTTCTTGATAATTACAGCCTCAGCATTTGGACGAACTGTCTCTATCAAGAGCTTATCTCTGCCCCACTGCGCCTTATCTAAACGGATAGTCACCTTGTCAAAGACTGGTGAAGTGAGCGTGTAAGATGGATCACCCGGACAGTCAGGATAGAAACCTATCATATTGAACACTGCCCAAGCAGACATTGTTCCGGTATCATCATTACCAGGGATGCCCTCTGGTGCATTCTTGAAATACTCCTTCAAGAGTCTGCGGGTCTGCACCTGTGTACGCCACTCGTCGCCCTTGAAATAAGAGAAGAGGTGAGGATAAGCAATATCAGGTTCGTTGGCAGGGTCGTAATAACCCTTGTCGAACACGCTCTGGAGCTTGTTTACAAAGTTTTTCTGTCCTCCCATGAGCTTTGCAAGTCCCATTACGTCATGCGGAACATAGAAAGTATAGTTCCAAGCATTACCTTCGTGGAAGCCTGGAGATGGTTCGAAGTTCTCTCCCTGCTTTGGATCGAAAGGCTTATAGAAGGTGCCGTCTGGCATCAATGGGCGCAACAAACCATACTCCTTACTGAAATAATGGCGATAACCCAAAGCACGATTGTGGAACAGACGGGCATCATCTTTCTTACCCAATGCCGCAGCCAAACGTGAGAGGGCATTGTCGGCAATGTAGTATTCGAGTGCGTGAGAAACGGAATTGTCGAACTTCTCGTGCAAAGCTACATATCCCTTCTCCATATATTCGTCATTGTCTGGGCGCAGCGGGTTCTCGCTTCCCTTTGTCAAAGCCGACTTGCGGAATGCCTCGTAAGCCTTATTGATATCGTAACCACGCAGACCTTTCAACCAAGAATCAGTGATAACAGGGATAGCTGGGTCGCCTTCCATCGTGTAAGTCTCACGACTGAAGAGTTCCCACTTTGGCATCCAGCCATGCTCCTCGTACATCCCAATCATCGAACGAATCATGTCGCGCTGACGATTTGGATAGACCAACGTAAGCAACTGATGCACATTGCGATAGGTGTCCCATAGAGAGAAGACCGTATAACGGTTGCCCTCCTTCACCGTACGAATCTCATCACCCTCCATGGCAGGGTACTGTCCGTTGACATCCTGCAGGATATTTGGGTGGATAAGGACGTGATAAAGAGCTGTATAGAAGATCGTACGCTCTGTCTTTGTACCACCCTCAACGAGGATGCGAGAGAGATCATCATTCCACTTAGCACGCGCCTCAGCACGAATAGCGTCGAAGTTCTTTCCACGCTGTTCGGCATCAAGGTTCTCACGGGCGTTTGCCATACTTACGAATGACACACCCATCTGCACCTCTATCTGCTCGTCAGCCTCAGTGTTGAAGTTCATCCATACACCGATATCATCGCCAGAGAGTTCCTTGTTATAGGTCTTATAGAGCTTATACTTACCATTGTCGACATCCCACTCAGCCTCTACGCCTGTCATCGGACGCTGTTTCTTCCAATAGCCAGCTTCTGTAGGCTTCTTGCTGACACGCATCACGAAGTAAATTGGGAATACAGCCTGAGGGTTATAACAGAATGTACCCTGCAACTTCATACCCTCATACTCTGTGTCGCTCACCTTCTTCACCATGGCACCAGACTCATTTGTGAGTCCTTCACCGAGGTTCAACAAGATATGACTTTCTCCTTTCGGGAATGTGAAACGTGCAACAGAACTGCGAGGAGTAGCTGTTACCTCTGTCTTCACATTATACTTTTTCAGATTATTAGAATAATAACCGGGGTGTGCAACCTCCTTGTCGTATGTACTTCCGTACTCCTTATAGTCGACATTCAGCTTTCCTGTCGTAGGCATAAGCAACAATGAGCCTACTTCTGGACAACCCACACCACTTAGATTGACGTGAGAATAGCCCGTGAAAAAGACGTTATGATATTCGTAAGGAGTTGACCACCAGCGTGCATCCTTGTCATATTTATTCAAATCAGAACCCATTACGTTGAATGGTACGACTGACATCAATCCGTTAGGGCATACTGCTCCTGGATTGGTAGTACCGAAATTAGATGTTCCGATAAAAGGATTGACAAGATCAACAGGCTCTTCCCCACCCTTGTCAGCCGCCTTCAGCGAAAGAAAAGACAAGGAAAGAAGTAGTACTAATAGGAATTTATGATTCATTTGGGTGATAGGTGATAGGTGTTAGATGGTGATGAATAGTAGGTGATAGGTAGTGGGTGTTAGGTAGTGATGGGTGTTAGGTGGTGGATGGTGGGTGGTGATGAATTGTGATGAAGCTATCATTATTTACTTCTAAGCAATTCATCAACACCCAACACCTATCACCTATCACCTAACAAATCATCAACACCCAACACCCAACACTTAACACCTTATAAAATGCTATTGTTCTTTGTAAACTCTACGATGTCCTTGATATAGCCGAATGCCATACCAACGACGGTATCAGCTGCACCATAGTAAACGGCTACGCGCTCGCCATCCTGCAAAGCAGCACATGGGAAGACAACGTTTGGTACGTCACCCTGCAACTCGTAAGGTGCATTTGGTGCAAGAAGATAAGGACGAGTACGATAGAGAACCTTCTCTGGAT carries:
- a CDS encoding GH92 family glycosyl hydrolase, encoding MKKRFLTLMAFAATSLFAFAQDYTQYVDPFIGTGGHGHVFLGANVPFGNIQAGPTQKKQGWDWCSGYHYSDSTVIGFGQMHLSGTGIGDLGDVSLLPTTNPAQREVKFAHRAEHVTPGYYSVMLASGVRVELTATQRVAFHRYAFPADVAKGYVILNLSQGIGWDKMTSCSFKQESAKTVSGYRMSQGWAKDQRVYFVAEFSQPVKLESNERDTIGVFAFDNAEQPLLVKVGISAVSVENARLNMQKELPGWDFRNAVAQAKDEWNRELSKIAIKTQDESTRKIFYTAMYHSMIAPSVFNDVNGEYRGADGKTHKGDFTDYTTFSLWDTYRAAHPLMTIIHPEKQCDIAQTMLHIFKEQGKLPVWHLVGNETDCMIGNPGVPVLVDIVLKGYDVDKNAVFEAAKASAMRDERGMGLLKKYGYIPCDLDPEHETVAKGLEYALADACIAKLAKELGKTADYKYFSKRSQSYRDFYFDKKTKFMRGVTSDRKFREPFDPFSTVHRQDDYAEGNAWQYVWLVPHDVHGLVSAFGGEKPFVSKLDSLFIVSGDMGAEASPDITGLIGQYAHGNEPSHHILYMYNYVGQPWKAADKIRYVLKNLYHDDFDGLSGNEDVGQMSAWYILSSLGMYQVEPAGGKYLFGTPLFDEATVNVGGGKTFRIVAHNNSDKNIYIQSAKLNGKPYTRSYIDFKDIKRGGTLEFVMGSKPSQFGVKPADRP
- a CDS encoding glycoside hydrolase family 20 protein, which codes for MRKKVLLSAVFLLFAAAVSIPVAAQNIIPQPENISLLKGQFKLNKGTKIVTNLTGSDFKVLNQYTSEVLQHPLAYAKNPSKQGVFRLICKGTAQQAAQAMDSVRLQGYELEVTPKGITIQALTPTGLFYGLQTLRQLEKDGQIACVKVKDTPRFAYRGLMIDCSRHFWTKDFLKKQIDAMAYFKLDRFHWHLTDGGGWRMEVKKYPRLTDEASYRTQSDWTKWWMDNDRKYCHKDTPGAYGGYYTQEDIKDIVRYAAAHHIEVIPEIEMPGHSDEVVYAYPELSCTGKPYTQSDLCVGKEATYTFMENVLKETMALFPSKYIHIGGDEAERRTWKTCPDCQKVMKENNLKDVAELQSHFTHRMEEFLNRNGRKLLGWDEIMEGKLAPNAAVMSWRGIEAGIEAATSKHHVVMAPQQFYYLNMYQDNPMEQPKAQGGYTRLDKTYNYEPIPAEYKGTNLEKYMDGVQACVWTEFIAEPSHLEYMLYPRLFALAETGWTKKRTGYDNFRKRAVVNVERLKRAGYNAFDLSKEKGSRMESRSVTQHEALGKPVTYLGRYAEKYRAEGDNTLINGLRGDWGYLEGRWQGFIDSTGVDVVVDMGKVTDIRDVRVDFMHLYESVIYTPETIELMVSEDGKNFKTIDTVRPGIKASEDYLVYPYKWKGDVKGRYVRVKALPREKGAWIFTDEIIVNQK
- a CDS encoding GH92 family glycosyl hydrolase: MNHKFLLVLLLSLSFLSLKAADKGGEEPVDLVNPFIGTSNFGTTNPGAVCPNGLMSVVPFNVMGSDLNKYDKDARWWSTPYEYHNVFFTGYSHVNLSGVGCPEVGSLLLMPTTGKLNVDYKEYGSTYDKEVAHPGYYSNNLKKYNVKTEVTATPRSSVARFTFPKGESHILLNLGEGLTNESGAMVKKVSDTEYEGMKLQGTFCYNPQAVFPIYFVMRVSKKPTEAGYWKKQRPMTGVEAEWDVDNGKYKLYKTYNKELSGDDIGVWMNFNTEADEQIEVQMGVSFVSMANARENLDAEQRGKNFDAIRAEARAKWNDDLSRILVEGGTKTERTIFYTALYHVLIHPNILQDVNGQYPAMEGDEIRTVKEGNRYTVFSLWDTYRNVHQLLTLVYPNRQRDMIRSMIGMYEEHGWMPKWELFSRETYTMEGDPAIPVITDSWLKGLRGYDINKAYEAFRKSALTKGSENPLRPDNDEYMEKGYVALHEKFDNSVSHALEYYIADNALSRLAAALGKKDDARLFHNRALGYRHYFSKEYGLLRPLMPDGTFYKPFDPKQGENFEPSPGFHEGNAWNYTFYVPHDVMGLAKLMGGQKNFVNKLQSVFDKGYYDPANEPDIAYPHLFSYFKGDEWRTQVQTRRLLKEYFKNAPEGIPGNDDTGTMSAWAVFNMIGFYPDCPGDPSYTLTSPVFDKVTIRLDKAQWGRDKLLIETVRPNAEAVIIKKIELGGKPLNRYRITNDELLKGGVLKFYLK